GGTGTGAGATAATTCAGAGTCCCATGGTTCACTACCATCCTTTGGATAAACTCTAAGGTGGACGTTCTTACCTGGGGCCAATTCgttcaattccaacaaggagatttcatcttctggTTGAATCTTGTCATAGTCAGCAGTGTCAATAAAGTTCAATGGCAATAAACcttgcttcttcaagttagTTTCGTGAATTCTGGCAAAAGACTTAGTAATAATGGCGAAAGCACCCAAGAATCTTGGTTCCAAAGCAGCGTGTTCTCTGGAAGAACCTTCACCAAAGTTTTCGTCACCAATAACAACCCATTTCTTACCAGCATCTCTGTAATCAGCAGCAGTCTCTGGAATACCCTTGTAAACACCAGTGAAATGGTTCTTAACGTTGTTAatttcaccattttcagCATTAGTAGCACCAATCATGTAGTTGTTAGAAATGTTTTCCAAGTGACCTCTGTACTTCAACCAAGGACCAGCCATAGAAATATGATCAGTGGTGGTCTTACCAACGGCTTTAACCAAAATTGGTAATCTTTCAGCATCCTTTCCATCCCATGCCTTGAAAGGAGTCAATTTTTGCAATCTATCGGACTTTGGATCAatgacaacttgaacagTAGATCTGTCAGATGGAGGAGCCTGGTAAGTATTAACACCCTTGTCGTAACCTCTTGGGGGTaaaccaacaccaactggttccttcaacttgaattcATTTCCGTTAGCATCCTTCAAGGTGTCTTGAATTGGGTTGAAACCTAAATCACCAGCAATGGCGTAAGCAGTAACCATTTCTGGAGAAGCAACGAATGCGTGAGTAGCTGGGTTACCATCGTTTCTGGAAGTAAAGTTTctgttgaaagaagaaacaatgGTGTTCTTGTCACCCTTCTTGATGTCTCTTCTATCCCATTGACCAATACATGGACCACAAGCGTTAGCCATAAccacaccaccaaaatcttcaaaggTCTTCAATTGACCGTCTCTTTCAATAGTAGCTCTGACTTGTTCAGAACCTGGAGAAACAGTGTAAATAGACTTAGCCTTCAAACCGTGAGTAGCAGCATCCTTAATGATAGAAGCAGCTCTGGTCATATCTTCGTAAGAAGAGTTGGTACAAGAACCAATCAAACCAACTTTAACTTCCAAAGGCCATCCGTTGGCAATAGCAGTTTCCTTCATCTTAGAAATTGGAGTAGCCAAATCTGGGGTGAAAGGACCGTTCACGTGAGGTTCTAAAGTGTTCAAGTCGATTTCAATCACTTGATCGTATTCACAACCTTCGTCAGCCAGTAAGAAATCCTTTTTGTACAAGTCAGCAAAACTAGCAATGCTTGATCTACCGGTGGCATTCAAGTAATCAGCCATAGAGCTGTTGTATGGGAAAACAGAAGTAGTGGCACCAATTTCAGCACCCATATTACAGATAGTACCCATACCAGTACAAGAAAAGGTTTCCACACCGGAACCAAAGTATTCAACAATAGCACCAGTACCACCCTTAACGGTAGTGATACCAGCCAATTTAAGGATAATATCCTTTGGAGAAGTCCAACCAGACATTCTACCGGTCAACTTAACACCAATAATCTTTGGAGCCTTCAATTCCCAAGCCAAACTAGCCATGACATCGACGGCATcagcaccaccaacaccaatgGCCAATTGACCCAAACCACCAGCATTTGGGGTGTGAGAATCGGTACCAATCAACAAAGCACCTGGGAAAGCATAGTTTTCCAAGACAATTTGATGGATAATACCAGAACCTGGTTTCCAGAAACCCAAGTTGTATTTGGCACAAGCCGAAGCcaaaaagtcaaacacttccttgttcaagtcgatGGCTCTTGCCAAATCCTTAACAGAACCAACTTGAGCTTGAATTAAATGGTCACAGTGAACGGTCGATGGAGTGGCCACTTGGGGCATTCCAGCGGACATGAATTGTAAGATGGCCATCTGGGCGGTGGCATCTTGACAAGCAACTCTGTCAGGTCTCAATTTCAAGTAAGAAACCCCTCTTTCAATATCTTGTCCGTGAGGGTCATCTAAATGACCATATAACAACTTTTCAGCATAAGTCAAAGGTCTGTTCAATCTAGACTTGACGATGTTGACGTtttcaaggtgtttttTGTATTGGATAAATGAaaaatcttccaacaagttttggTTAACTTGGGAATCCCTGGTAAGGGATGCAGTTGCCAAGTTACGGGCTCCATTTAATCTAATGGATCTTTTAGTAGCAGACAACATTGTAATTCCAATTATTCCTTGAACTTCTAAAAGAAAAAACTAAAAAACTTGTAGTTGGTAAGAAAGGGAAGGGAAAATTTTTGCTTCACCAGGATTTAAAGGATCATAAATAATGGGAGTTGGATGGGAGACCAAATACCTGTGTATAAGTCGAGTTTTGGGTTTCAGCCAATTAGGAGCGAAATAATACAAATGCATTACTTGGGGTGCCCTGACCGAGGCTACCCCCGGGTGTGCGCGAAAGGTATGCTGGTATAAATTAGAAAACCGTACGGGACAGACGGGTAATGGGCCGAAGATGCTCTTGTTAAAAGTGTGATAGATATCTTAGGTACGGTGTAGAGTACACTGCCCCCGGTAGATTTACGTGAATGCCCTAAACAAATAGCTCATATAATGTGTTTCTACAAGTAAGTGGTAGTCGATGACTGCGACCGGTGGAGCCCTCGAAAGTTGGTTTTTCATCTCCAGATTTCAAAACTCCTCATGTTTGTTAATCGTGTTTGAAATGGCTCTAattggttttgttgatttcggACCCGACGCTCGCAGTTTTTGGTAAATGCGAGAAAACTCCGTAGGAGAATGTCGGTAACACGACCACTTGGTGCTCGCGCGACCACCACCCCCCTCGGTGAGACATTGCCCCAGTCCGACATTTATCCTAGTCCGAATGTCGTGAACTCCGTCAGCACCGCACTTTTAATGGATCGTTTTGTGCCGATACTTCAAACACATTTCATTATACTTAATTAAAATGGCAGCTGCTACAGGTTCGAAgtttcaaagattcttgCAGTCCGAAACCGGACCCAAGACCGTCCACTTCTGGGCTCCTGTTATGAAATGGTCCTTGGTGATTGCTGGGGCCAACGACATGCAAAGACCAGTAGAAAAATTATCTGGAACTCAACAAATTGCTCTTTTTTCTACTGGTGTTATTTGGACCAGATGGGCTGGTTTTGTCATCAAACCAAGAAACCCTCTCTTGGCTTCCGTGAACTTTTTCTTGGGGGGTGTGGCTGGTTATCAGTTGTACAGAATTATTAGTTATAGAAATGCTGCAGGTGATTCTCCTAAAGAAATTGTTAGTtacatcttcaatggagAGCCTACCAAGAGGGAAATCCCCAGCCCTGAATTGGCTGCTGCCAATTGATGAATCCGATATATTTTGATAGTATTTAACATATTCATAATTTGTATGATATACACTTTGATAATAAAACATTAGTCTACAATCATTTCATCTGGGTCTTCTGATGAGCGTGTGACATTCTGTTCCTCTATACCATGTTCATCTTCTACGTCTGGAGTTCCTTCGGTGTCTAGCGTTCCTTCGGTATCTAGCGTTTCCTCAATGCCGGGTGTTCCAAGTTCTTCGGGTTCAGAGTGCCTAGACTCATCATCTGAATCTTGTTCTCCAAGGCCATGCTCGGCATCTTCAATAGCTGGATCTGGTCCAGTTGGTTGCTCTAATTCGTCTATcgcttcttcttcctcttcctcgtcatcttcgtcatcttcgtacccatcttcaagctctttTTCCAATTGTCGTATCTCATTTACCTCTTTTATTATGTCGGGCAAACGCTTGTTCACAAACCCACTTAAAACATTGTTTCTACTAGTCCATTTCTGGGTGGCCGAGGTAAGTtcctttttgattttcttcaagatatcgTGTTTGATCATCCTTTCTATTCTCAACTGGTACTCAATATTGACTAGTTTATCGAATATTTCCATATCTATCTTTGGCCTTTCCCCTCCGTCTAGAGAAAATACTTCACCTATCGACACTTCGGTCCGGCCCTTTATGTCGATATCCTTTAATAATTGTTCATCGAGTTTCTCGATCGCTAATATTGAAACAGATACACTGGGAAGCTTAACCTGAGCACGCTTTTGGTCATGCTCTTTCACCATATTCTCaatatcaaaatcaagacGACTCATCTGTCCTAGTTTCTTGTTATAAGCAGAGATTTCGCTGTCGACAAACTGGTTCTTTTGTTCATTTTGCAAACTCTTGAAATCTCGATGGAATTTGGTAATTATGAACGAATCCACAATGAGCCCCTTTTGATGGGACCTATTGGACAACTCATCTAGAACAAGGTCAGCACTAGCCTTGCTTGTGCGAACTCTCTCAAGCCGCTGCTGGAAGCTTTCGTATGTAGTCTCTTCAATCATTGTCTTCAGTCTGAAAATCTTCAGTCGCGAAttgtttgggtttggatTTGTATTTGTCTCCAGGAACACAGATATCTTCTTAGTATGGAGACAGATGAGTCAATTGACCAGTTGAGGACTGATTTGTTAAAGGCTCAAATCACACTATCCAATATCAATCTCCTCCAAGCATCTAAGTGGTGTGCTGAAGCCATTAATGGGTTATCAAATGCATCAAATATCACTCAAATTCCTACACTCGAATTTGATCCATATGACTTGCAAGATTATTCTAGGTTTATATTGGCAAAATCTTACTTTGATGTCAAGGAGTTTGATAGATGTGCTCACTCACTAGTGGGATGTAAGAGTGGGAATGCtgttttcttgaagttataCTCAAAGATTCTTTCACTCGATAAAAAGATGgctgaagaaaatgatggATCAGTCAATTTATTTCATGTCCCAGATGAAGCTGATCCTAATCAAAACAACCATAGAACACAAGGAAATATAATAGGTGGACAAGCCAACAGTAAGGATTTGAATTCAAAGTTGTCAAAAATTATCCAGGAGATAGAGAGTTTCAACTCATCCAGTAACCCAAACCACTTTTTATACTATTTACTAGGAATAATTTACAACAAAAAGAGGAACTACAAGTTGGCTCAACGAAATTTGTTAGCGGCCCTAAAGTTGTTCCCATATAATTGGTCTTGCTGGCAagagttgatcaattcaATAATagattttgatgaagctaTGGAGTTGCTCAATAAGGTCAAAAGTTCAAAGTCGTCTTTAAACCCAAGTATaatgttcaacttcttcgaAGTGGTGTTATTACAAGAATTCTATCAGCAATCAGTCGATGTCAATCAaactcttgaaaaattattAAGCATATTTccaaacttcaatttcttgaagattcaaAAGTTTTTAATATGTTATCATTCTTTGGATTACTATCAAGCGGAGCTGATTTTTGATcagattcttgaagatgatccCTTACGgattgatgatttggacaCTTACTCCAACATGTTATATGTTATGGAAAAGAAATCAAAACTATCATTTTTGGCCCAATATTCGTCTAACATTGATAAGTTCAAACCAGAAACCTGCTGTATTATCGCCAACTATCATTCTATGAAAGGTGAACATGAAAAGGCTATCATGTATTACAAAAGAGCATTGATATTAAATAAAAACAGTCTAAGTGCTTGGACTTTGATGGGTCAtgagtttgttgaacttaAGAATAGTCACGCAGCTATTGAAAGTTATAGAAGAGCTGTGGATATTAATCCCAAAGATTTCAGAGCCTGGTACGGGTTGGGACAAGCATACGAAGTTCTAGATATGCATTTGTACTCCTTGTACTATTATCAAAGAGCCacaaatttgcaaccaacTGACAAGAGAATGTGGCAAGCAATTGGAAACTGTTACGAAAAGATAGGGAAGTTTGATGAATCATTgaaatctttcaaaaaggCGTTAAGCATTGATAATACCAATAAACCACAAGAAAGTCATGGAAGCTATGATCCTTACATTTGCTATAAACTTGCCAGCATTTACGAGAAGATTGCTTCTGTAAAAGAGTGTTATAAGTACATGAAGCTATGTTTTGACCAAGAGCTTGACTGGGGAATCACCGATGAAACATCCAAAGCGAGATTGTGGTTAGCTCGCTATGCGCtagagttgaagaaatacGAGGAAGCATATGAATTAACCAAGGATTTGAATCATAATAATGCCcatgatattgaagaagctaGAGCCATTGCTAGAGAAGCAAGAAACAGAATGAACAAATAATCAAATAACCATAGAACAAGAGTGTATTAAAGTATTAGGGTTGATTAGATTAGAGATTATTAAATAAAATAAGATAAAATAGAATGATCCCAAGAATCTTAGCTCTGATCAAGTATAAGCTTGGGATATGTGATATGGGTATGTAGTGAAGATCAGTAAACCTTCATCTCGGACGTTAAGGTGTCCAAACTGGATTCTCTATTGATTGAACCACAAACAGTGTTGACGGCGCCATTAATAGTTCTTATCAACAAGCTTAGGTCTTCAATGGAAACTCCTGTATTGGCATAAACCATCAACCTTGGTTTGGCAACAGGAAGATGTTCATGCACCAAAAGATTTTTGGACCTTGAGATGAGAATATTAGAACTTGCCAACACTTGATCGACTATCTTTTGCAAGATAAAGTTTTCTAAATTgtatttttcatcaaaaggGTTGTTATATTTAGATCTCCTAGCAGTCGTCAAAAAGCTAGTGTTTCCATAAAATTCAGGGAGATTTATGGCTTCTCTGAAAGGTCCCTTTAAGCTCAATTGGATAACCGGGGAGTTGATGTTTGAAATAACCTCAACAAAATTAGAATCTTTGATGGCAGAAGAGATCCCCTCGTGAAGAaatttggtgttttcaTGTAATTTGGAAATTAAAATAGATTTTCCATTTGAGTTtaactttttgatttctttaATTGCTTGACAAGCAACTTTAGCACAATAAGGGGGTAAAGAGGCACTGAAAACATAAGCTAAAGAAGATAATCTTTGATGATGGACCATTGGACTTGCACCAACACAAAATCCACCCGAACTTGCTAAagagttggccaaggttCCCACAGTGATGGAGACGTCAGACCTAGGAATGCCAAAATATTCAGTGATACCTCTTCCAGTGTTACCTAAAACCCCAATAGAATTAGACTCATCCAAAAATAACCTGTACTTGTACTTCTTTCTTAATTCAACCACCTTAGGTAAGTCCAACAAAGAGCCACCATTGCTGAAGATTGCCTCAGTGACAATGAATCTTCTTTTAAGTGGTTTTTGTTTGTCTAAAGTAGGAGTGATCTCTTTCAATAAGTTCTCCAAGTGCTTCATATCATTGTGGTGGTACCATTCGATTTCACAACGACTAACAACCAAAGCCTTTTGAATAGCAATATTGACACCTGTATCAACCACACAAACGTCACCTCTTTTAACAAAAGCCGGTAATACTGAACTTGGAGTCACAAAGTCTTGACCATATAAAATGGAGTTCTCTCCATGCAAGTAATCAGtcaagtcttcttccaatctGACATGGAAATCTTGAGTACCGTAGAAGTTTGGTGCAGAGCAGGCACCGACACCGCTATAGTTAATGACACTCTTAGCGATAGTTTTGAGTTCTTCACTCtcattcaaattcaaaaagtcattgCTAGCCAAGTTCACAACATCCTTAgccttgttcaagttttccaattgtATACGAGCACCATTGTGGCCCTTAACCACAGGAAGTGATTTCATTTGCCACTTCTCAATAGGAGTGACTTCATCAACGATTTCAACAGGATTCCATTCATCAATCAATTCATCGATCTCACGCTTAGACAAGGTGACCAAGTCACTCTTGTTTTCCTTTCTTCTGGAATTAAAGAAGTAGTAAACCCCAAAGAGAAATAGTGCCAATTCAAAGAGCGATCTGACGGGATCATCTTTGTAGGAAGCCTTGATGTACCATAATAACCAATCTCCACCTGGAACTTTACCCAAGTAGTTCAAGTAGTGAACAAAGGTATCAGCCAAGGTATTGCTAAGACTCTCGAGCGTCGGAGGTAAAGTTGTGGTTTGGATTGTGGTGGTAGTTTTTGTGGTGGTAAAAGTGAATTCACTTTCAGGAGACATGTTTCAGGTGCTTGAATCGATAACAATAATAGGGGTTCGGAACGTCAACTAATATGACAATAGTTCAATCAAAGTATGAGAGTATGCCCAGAATTATTGGGATGGATACTGTGAATTAATGAATGTATGCCAATAATGAGGACTATTACAAATGGAGGGGGTTAACTTTTTTCCGTCGGTAAATAATATGATCAAGAAACTGTTAGGCCAGTAAAAATTTTTAGAAGTCAAGGCTTGTGCGCGTTTTTCTCACATTGTTTTCACATCAATAGTCAGAGGTTCGCGCATAATTCATGTATTGAGACAACTTTATTATATACCGGCAACAATTGCGCTCATGGAATAAAGACTCTGGAAACTCCGTATACGTCCCTTCTGCAACAGACGCATCCTTCCATTCCTTTGCTTGCCAAAGTTAACCTACAACTTTCACAAAGAGAGAAGCATCGGCAGGGCCACGTGAtgatttctctttggttgGTTTGGCAAATAACGCAtaccaagttgttttctTCGTCGCTTGCTTGAATCGGAACATTACTACCATTAAGTACCTCTTGTAAGTAGCCTTGTCTCTTGCTGAGAAGAATTTCAATTAGTTTTGTGGTTTCATCTTTGAGTTCCTCGGTTCGACTGCTAACAGCTCGGTACTGAGCTCTAGTCATGATTCTATCTTGGTTCTTCATGTGATAGTGTAAAATTTGCATGCCATTAGTGTCACCTATAAGTTCCTGGAACAGCTCCGGTGATAtgaattcaacaacatcatcatcattgataaTGATACTTTCCGCATCTGATTCACTctcaatatcatcaacatcggTGATATTGAAGTCTCGTGAATTATCCACTTCAGAAATAttcttttccttcaataAGTTGACATATTGATAAGCGAGTTCATCATCTGTGATATTGTCTAGCTCTACCAACTTTTCGCTTTTCGCTTGAGGCTTGCTTCTGGGTCTGACGAATTTTCTCAAGAATGAAGGAAGCCTTTGTCTTCTCTGCTCAAATTGCTCATACACCTCTTCTCCTGTAGCATCATAAATTGGCTCAATTTCTGGTTTCTTTCTCCATCTGAacaatttgttgaataataaacctttgaaaagttcaaagaGATTCATTAACATCATTTGCAGATAGattattcttctttttaAAACGGTTGCATCATCAAGGCCGTAGGGATCATACTCCTTCCCGGCACCTTGATCACCAGTTACCAAAGATTTACTGGGTTCAGTGATTAAGTTACTGTACCCTTTCTTTTCGTTTTTCAAATAGTCAACCAATCCCGACCCACTTAGGTTACGATTGCTTTTGAATCCATTCAAGCTGTTCTTGTACTTTTGCCAAATACTTCGGTCGAGCCAAGTTTCACCGTCAACGGTTGCTATACTCAATTCAGTGATATAACTGGACTTTCCAGCCAGAGTGACAGACAACATGCCAAGGTTCATAAGCATGGTGTAAAAGTCATCACTGAGCCTGAAAAGAGTATTTCCCTGGAAATCCGGATCATTTTCACTATTGGTAAAGAAGCTTGCATAATTTAAATCTTTGAGATTAAAGCCGATAGCTAAGACTGCCATCAGgaaaattgaaaatgataaAAATATTATAGACACCATTAAAAGCTGAGGAGAGAGTGAGCCAATGACTATGATTGGGAATTTT
The window above is part of the Yamadazyma tenuis chromosome 4, complete sequence genome. Proteins encoded here:
- the ACO1 gene encoding Aconitate hydratase mitochondrial (EggNog:ENOG503NV17; COG:C,E), whose protein sequence is MLSATKRSIRLNGARNLATASLTRDSQVNQNLLEDFSFIQYKKHLENVNIVKSRLNRPLTYAEKLLYGHLDDPHGQDIERGVSYLKLRPDRVACQDATAQMAILQFMSAGMPQVATPSTVHCDHLIQAQVGSVKDLARAIDLNKEVFDFLASACAKYNLGFWKPGSGIIHQIVLENYAFPGALLIGTDSHTPNAGGLGQLAIGVGGADAVDVMASLAWELKAPKIIGVKLTGRMSGWTSPKDIILKLAGITTVKGGTGAIVEYFGSGVETFSCTGMGTICNMGAEIGATTSVFPYNSSMADYLNATGRSSIASFADLYKKDFLSADEGCEYDQVIEIDLNTLEPHVNGPFTPDLATPISKMKETAIANGWPLEVKVGLIGSCTNSSYEDMTRAASIIKDAATHGLKAKSIYTVSPGSEQVRATIERDGQLKTFEDFGGVVMANACGPCIGQWDRRDIKKGDKNTIVSSFNRNFTSRNDGNPATHAFVASPEMVTAYAIAGDLGFNPIQDTLKDANGNEFKLKEPVGVGLPPRGYDKGVNTYQAPPSDRSTVQVVIDPKSDRLQKLTPFKAWDGKDAERLPILVKAVGKTTTDHISMAGPWLKYRGHLENISNNYMIGATNAENGEINNVKNHFTGVYKGIPETAADYRDAGKKWVVIGDENFGEGSSREHAALEPRFLGAFAIITKSFARIHETNLKKQGLLPLNFIDTADYDKIQPEDEISLLELNELAPGKNVHLRVYPKDGSEPWDSELSHTFNAEQIEWFKYGSALNKMASNKA
- the MPC3 gene encoding Mitochondrial pyruvate carrier subunit (COG:C; EggNog:ENOG503P3U5; BUSCO:EOG09265BTC) codes for the protein MAAATGSKFQRFLQSETGPKTVHFWAPVMKWSLVIAGANDMQRPVEKLSGTQQIALFSTGVIWTRWAGFVIKPRNPLLASVNFFLGGVAGYQLYRIISYRNAAGDSPKEIVSYIFNGEPTKREIPSPELAAAN
- the cut23 gene encoding Anaphase-promoting complex subunit 8 (EggNog:ENOG503NU5Y; COG:D,O; BUSCO:EOG092613S3); the encoded protein is METDESIDQLRTDLLKAQITLSNINLLQASKWCAEAINGLSNASNITQIPTLEFDPYDLQDYSRFILAKSYFDVKEFDRCAHSLVGCKSGNAVFLKLYSKILSLDKKMAEENDGSVNLFHVPDEADPNQNNHRTQGNIIGGQANSKDLNSKLSKIIQEIESFNSSSNPNHFLYYLLGIIYNKKRNYKLAQRNLLAALKLFPYNWSCWQELINSIIDFDEAMELLNKVKSSKSSLNPSIMFNFFEVVLLQEFYQQSVDVNQTLEKLLSIFPNFNFLKIQKFLICYHSLDYYQAESIFDQILEDDPLRIDDLDTYSNMLYVMEKKSKLSFLAQYSSNIDKFKPETCCIIANYHSMKGEHEKAIMYYKRALILNKNSLSAWTLMGHEFVELKNSHAAIESYRRAVDINPKDFRAWYGLGQAYEVLDMHLYSLYYYQRATNLQPTDKRMWQAIGNCYEKIGKFDESLKSFKKALSIDNTNKPQESHGSYDPYICYKLASIYEKIASVKECYKYMKLCFDQELDWGITDETSKARLWLARYALELKKYEEAYELTKDLNHNNAHDIEEARAIAREARNRMNK
- the LCB1 gene encoding serine palmitoyltransferase component (COG:E; EggNog:ENOG503NWAB); protein product: MSPESEFTFTTTKTTTTIQTTTLPPTLESLSNTLADTFVHYLNYLGKVPGGDWLLWYIKASYKDDPVRSLFELALFLFGVYYFFNSRRKENKSDLVTLSKREIDELIDEWNPVEIVDEVTPIEKWQMKSLPVVKGHNGARIQLENLNKAKDVVNLASNDFLNLNESEELKTIAKSVINYSGVGACSAPNFYGTQDFHVRLEEDLTDYLHGENSILYGQDFVTPSSVLPAFVKRGDVCVVDTGVNIAIQKALVVSRCEIEWYHHNDMKHLENLLKEITPTLDKQKPLKRRFIVTEAIFSNGGSLLDLPKVVELRKKYKYRLFLDESNSIGVLGNTGRGITEYFGIPRSDVSITVGTLANSLASSGGFCVGASPMVHHQRLSSLAYVFSASLPPYCAKVACQAIKEIKKLNSNGKSILISKLHENTKFLHEGISSAIKDSNFVEVISNINSPVIQLSLKGPFREAINLPEFYGNTSFLTTARRSKYNNPFDEKYNLENFILQKIVDQVLASSNILISRSKNLLVHEHLPVAKPRLMVYANTGVSIEDLSLLIRTINGAVNTVCGSINRESSLDTLTSEMKVY
- a CDS encoding uncharacterized protein (COG:S; EggNog:ENOG503NVVW) — its product is MDVFSASDAMSSVESSNIFEVLFTKFKGAILAQGESADMSPYRIMSFLTYCYSWYGIACLVISVILNRTLVVASTNTSRIQQSMAYRRRNLLTNGSKTEFLKSASQFCFRMGSIAVLLYNAYNVLVALNVMAVLRGREDVLFFRLLKYTGWFEYDTETDNRFLKAPKTQVMIGPSTDVYWPVFLGFCLSAYMETFASVINGEKPYTEAGLTLFEHSLAFQESSQTKAIFLGDPNLVRRPTEEMLIVCLFSTLNHLNIQIGGLINRNKYRLIPSSIIGIGMLTYFTQSVYYGTWSKFPIIVIGSLSPQLLMVSIIFLSFSIFSMAVLAIGFNLKDLNYASFFTNSENDPDFQGNTLFRLSDDFYTMLMNLGMLSVTSAGKSSYITELSIATVDGETWLDRSIWQKYKNSLNGFKSNRNLSGSGLVDYLKNEKKGYSNLITEPSKSLVTGDQGAGKEYDPYGLDDATVLKRRIIYSQMMLMNLFELFKGLLFNKLFRWRKKPEIEPIYDATGEEVYEQFEQRRQRLPSFLRKFVRPRSKPQAKSEKLVELDNITDDELAYQYVNLLKEKNISEVDNSRDFNITDVDDIESESDAESIIINDDDVVEFISPESFQELIGDTNGMQILHYHMKNQDRIMTRAQYRAVSSRTEELKDETTKLIEILLSKRQGYLQEVLNGSNVPIQASDEENNLSSLLAYIH